The Planctellipticum variicoloris DNA window TCGCCCGGACGGACGTCGACTTTCAGGATCGTGCCGTCGATCGGCGCTTTGACCGTGAGTCGCTCGACTTCGATCTGCGCCTGTTCGACGTCCTGACGCGCTTTGGCGACGTCCGCCTCGCGGAGCAGCAGATCTTCCTTCCACGCGCCGGCCTTCAAACGCTCGTCTTCGGCTTCGATCCGGGAGAGCTCGGCACGCGCGGCGGCAAAGCCGAGCTGACGCTGGGTGAATTCTTCCTGCGTGGTCACTTTGCGCGCGAACAGTTCCTCGATCCGCTGAAGCTGATCCTTCTGGAGACCCAAATCGGCACGGGCCCGTTCGACCGCCGCCTCGCTGATCGGAATGTCTTCGGGCCGGGGGAGCGCGCGCGTCCTGTGCAAGTCCGCTTCGGTCGCAAAAAGACTCGCCTGACGGACCGCCAGGACCGCCATTCGATCGCGGTCGCTCAGTTTGAACAGCGGCTCCCCTTTCCGCACCGGCTGGCCGACCTCGACGAACACCTCGGTGACGACCCCCGGCAGCTCGGTCGCCACCTTGATGTTCTCAGAGCGGGCCTCGACCAGACCGGCGCCGGCGATCACGTCGCTGTAGGGCGACTTGCTCGGCGAGATCAGCGGCGCCGTCTCGGGAGGGGTCTCGTGCGTCCGCGCAATGTGAAAGGTCGCAAAGAGCAGCGCCCCCCCGGCGATCAGCGGCAAGATCAGACTTCGGCGAAACTTCATGATCGACCTCATTGGGGAAGGGAGCAGCGAATCGGGAGTAGCGAGTAGCCGGAGGAAGAGGGCTGATCGCTTATCGCGGATAGTTGATCGCCAGACTTAGAAACGTGTGCTCGCACTTCAATTCTGGCTCTCGACTCTCGTCTCTGGACTCTCAACTTCCTTCATTCATGGTGCGGACCCGATTCGAAATCGGCGCGGGAGCGGACCGACGTGATGCGACCGTCGGCCATCTCGATGATCCGATCGCCGTACGCGTAGACCCGCGCATCGTGCGTGACCACGATGACCGCCCGGTCCGGCTGCACGGCGACCTTCCGCAACAGTTCCATGACCGTCTGTCCGGAATGCGCATCCAGAGCGGCGGTCGGTTCGTCGCAGACCAGCAGGCGTGGCTCGTGGACCAGCGCCCGCGCGATGGCGACGCGCTGCTGCTGGCCCCCGGAAAGCTGCGAGGGATAGGAATGGGTCCGGTCTCCCAGCCCGACCGATTCGAGCACCCGGCTGGCGCGGGGAAACGCCTCCCGGCGCGTGCAGCCCTGGATCAGCAGCGGCACGGCGACATTCTCCGTCGCCGTCAGAGCCGGCAGCAGATTGTACTGCTGAAACACGAATCCCACGTTCCGCGCGCGGAAGTCGACGAGCCGCCGGCCCTTGAGCGCCGTCTGCGGCGTCCCGAACAGCTCGACTTCCCCCTCCGTGGGGTACAGCAATCCGGCGACGATCGAAATCAGCGTCGTCTTGCCGCAACCGCTGGGGCCGACCAGCAGCGTCAGCTCGCCGGTCAGCACATCGACGTCGATCTCGTGCAGCACCCGGATCCGCGAATCGCCGTCGCCGAATTCTTTCACCAGCCCCCGGCAGGCGACGCCGACGGATTGTTCCGGCGCGTCGACGTCGGCGGCGGGTGCAAGCAAAGCTGTCATGACTGGCGATCCTTGCGACTAGCGGAAGACCACTGCCGGTTCGAGCGAGAGAACTTTACGCAGGCTCAGGATGCTGGCCAGGACAATAATCAGCCCGACCGCGACGCCGGTCCCCAGGGCGATGTCGAGCGGGAGATGCAGTCCGCGCAGATCGGGCAAGGCCTTGCTCGTCACCTCGAAGAACAGCGCCGTCAGACCGATGCCGATCGAATACCCCAGAACTCCCACAATCAGGGCCTGCAGCAGAATCATGCCGATCAGCCGCCCATTGTTGACGCCCATCGCCTTGAGCGCCCCAAACTGCTTCAGATTCTCGATCGTGAAGAGGTAAAACGTCTGACCCGCAATTGCGGTGCCGACAATAAACCCCAGCGTGATCGTGATGCCGAAATTGACCGGAATGCCGGTGTTCTCCAGGTAGTATTTGATGTTGAGCCAGAGAAACTCGCTCCGGCCGAGCGCCCGCAAATCGGTCGTATCGTTGATCGTTCGAACGACATCGGGAACGGAGAGCCCCGGCTGAACGCCGGCCACCACAAACGACAACTGCTGCCGCTCGCTTGCCACGAAGCGGATCGCCTGCGAATAACGGGTGTAAACCACCGGGAATGACTGGAACGGGGCAGCCGCGTCGCACAGGCCGACGACCACCGCCCGCCTGTCGTTCATTTCCAGCGTCCGACCGGGGCGGAAGTCCTCCCCCGGCCAGAGCATCCGGTAGCCCTCTTTGTCCATCACAATCGCATCCGGCCGCCGCAGGTCCTCCAGATTGCCGTGCACCATCTTCCGCGGCGCGCCGACGAGGGACTGGTCGTCGACGCCGACCAGGATCACCTGACGGAACCGGCCCGATTCCACCTTGGCCCGGGCCAGCCCTTTGTAGAGGCGGACGGCCCAGTCGATGCCGGGAATCCCGCGGACGCGATAGACGTCGCTGTCGCTGAGAGGCTTGATCTCATCGGCATTGGGGACGAACGGATCCATGACCCACACGTCGGGCTCGCGAATTTCGGCGGTCGGGTTCGCGGTCCGCAGAATGATCCCGACAAAGATCGAACACTGCTGCGAAATCAGCAGCACGCCAAAGGCGACGCCAAACACGGTCCCCAGGTACTTCGCCGGGTCGCCGTTGAGCATCTTCCAGGCGACCCAGTTCATGGTGTGCTTTCCACAGCCGCCGGCTCCGCCGTCAGCGCCCTGGGCGTGATATACGGACCGGGATGATCGAGCGCGGCCAGCGAGAACGCCGTTATATGCTCCGACAGCTCGTCGACGGTGAGCTGCTGGAACGCTTCTTCTCCCATCAGCCGGCTCACGATCGGTTGGTGGATGTAGTAGAAAATCACCTGCGACACGACGCTGAAGCCGGTCAGCCAGAAGTGACGATCCCGAGCCTGGTCCGGACGCAGCTCGGCGATGATGTTCCAGAGCACCTCCGCCATCGGACGGATGTACCGATCGACAATGGCGGTGCAGGCGTCGGTGGGGCGGATCATCTCGCGGAGCATCAGCTCGAGATGCCAGCGCGGACGCCCCGACGCCAGCTTGCTGATCAACATGCCACGGATGAAGACTCTCAGACGTTCGCGGGCGGGGAGCTCCTGCAGAACGGCCGGATCGGCGGCGTCTGCCGCCTGGCAGCTCTGCGCCTGTTCGAGACAGGCCATGTAAAGCTGGCCTTTGTCGCCAAAATGATAATGCACCGCAGCCACATTGGCCCCCGCCTGCCGGCAGATCTCCCGGATGCTCGCGGCCGCGAAACCCTGGGTCGCAAAGATCTCCCCGGCCGAGTCAATCAGGCGTTGCTTGGTGTCATCGTTCATGAGTGTGAAATCTCGCAGCGGCGATTCAAACGGGTGTTTCAATCAATTGTATCTGAACGTCGCGACGGGTCAATCGCGAGTTTTCCGCCATTGATGTCTGGGGGAACTGACCATCGGAGCGGGCATTCCAGGCTTACTCCGTGCCCGGCGCGTATCGCCATAACCAACGCTCAATAAAACGGTTACGAACTCTCTGGCCGCCTGAATGAAGTCCGTCTGGAGCACAAATCTGGTTTCCGACTATGATCCTGCCTCTTGCGAATCCGCGAAGCAGAAACCGTCGATCAAGCTCTGGAGCGTGGCGGCCGAAAAGAGATAGACGGCAGTCTGTAGCGATTGAACGGATCGCACGGGGCCGGCGGATCACAGGAGCAGGGGCCGGACGCCCCGCAGGAGCAGGCCATGGAGCGGCGGCAGTTTTTGGTTTCAGTCTGGCAGTGCGCGGCGGCGGTCGGGCTGGCGGGAGCGACGGGCTGTCGCGGAACGCAACACGCCAAAGTCATGAGCGCCGACGCCCCCGATCTGGTCGGCAGCCACGCCGCCGGCGCCGAGACCTGGGAGCCGCTGATTCAGGGCTCGGTCAGCCAGTTGCTCGGGCGCCAGATGAACGAGATCGCCCAGGTGCAGCCCGCCGGGCACCTCGATGGAAATCTGCCGCGTAAAAAGATCTGCTTCGTGGGCGTGGAGAATAAAAGCGCCGAAGAAATCGGCGACTTCAAAGAGCAGATCTACCAGAAAATCGACACATGCATCTCGCAGTCCGAAATGTTCGACGTCATCCATAAGCGGTACGTGGAAGCCGGCTTGCGGCAGTGCCAGCTCCGGCCCGACGATCTGTTCATTCCCGGCAACCGCCGGATGTTCTCCGCCGCCATGGAACAGCTCAATCAGCCGTTCGACTATCTGATGTACGCCACGGTCACTTCGGGAACCACTCCCGACAACAAGACCACGCAGCGGAATTACACGCTCACGCTGGAACTGATCGACATGGACTCCGGTCGCAGTGAAAAAGAGTCCGCCGAACTGCGCAAGCTCTATTCCAAAAACAGGGTCGGTCTTCGCAAGGCGTAGTTTCGGGCCGTTAGGTCGCTCGTCTGCCGGAGACTCGTCCCGGCGGAGAGCCCCGGAGACTCGGTCGGCAAGTTCTATGCATGGATGCCGGATTTCATTGGGCAGACTCCTGTGCGGCGCAGCGCTGCTGGTGCTGAGCGGCTGCGCATCGCACACCAACCGTCTGCAGCCGATCCGCGAGCAGTTCTTTGCGGGCCAGCTCGACGCAGCCCGGGCCTCCATTGCCGAGGTTTCCGAGAAACGCAAGAACGAGGCGGATGTCCTGGCGCTCGACCAGGCGATGATCGAGCTGTCGGCAGGCCGGCCGCGCGAAGCGGAACAGATCCTCCGCCGCGTGCGCGATCGTTTTGACACACTGGAGCAGAAGGACCTCAAGGAGGAACTGGCCCTCTACACCACGGACGATACGGCCCGGGCGTATGCCGGCGAAGACTACGAACGCGTCCTGATCCGTGCCTTCCTGGCAATCTCCAACCTGATGACCGACGGCGGCGACGCCGGGGCGTATGCGCTCCAGCTCACCGAAAAGCAGGATCAGGTGATCGCGGCGGTGACGGCGAAGTCGGAGGAATTTCCCGACGCCGTGCTGGCCTACAAACAGGTGGCCTTAGGCCCCTACATTCGGGCGGCCCTGGCGGAAGAATCGCCTCTCACGCTCGACGACGCCGTGCGGGCGCGCACCCTCGTCGCCTCCTGGGAACCCGGCTTCCGCGATGCCGAAAGCGACCTCCAACGGGCCAAGTTCGAAAAACCGGTCGCACCCGGCCGCGGAGTCGTCTACGTCTTCGCTCTGGTCGGCCGCGGTCCCATCAAGGAAGAGGTCGCCGAGATCCCCACCCAGGCGGCCCTGCTGGTCGCGGATCGGATCGTCAGCGCCTTCACAAAGCGAGGCCTCCCGCCGACAATCGCGCCGGTGAAGATTCCTCAGGTCGTCACCTTCTACAGCCCGGTGGACCACATCGCCGTTTCGCACGACGGACAGCCGGTCGGCCAGACGGCCACCATCGTCGACATCGGCGAGATGGCCCGCGAGCAGCAGGAAGCCCGGTATCCGGAGATCATCGGCCGGGCAGTGGCCCGCCGGGTGATCAAGAAAGGGGCAGTCTACGCCGTCAAGCAGGGGGCGCAGGTCAACCAGGAATTGAACCTGCTGATGGACGTGGCCGGCGTCGCGTGGGAAGCCACGGAGAAGGCCGACACCCGCTGCTGGGGGCTGCTGCCGGACCGGATCCAGGTCCTTCGCGTCGAACTGCCGGCGGGGCGACAGGCGTTGACGTTGCAGCCTGCGGCGGCGCGCGGACCGGTCGGTTCGACGGCGACGGTGATGGTCGACGTCCCCGACGGCCGCAATGCCTACGTCCTGGCAAACTTCCCCGAGCGACGGGTCGTCGGCCAGGTCCTGGTGAGCAGCCGCGGTCTGCCGCCGGTCGAATAGCGACCATCGCGCGCCTGACGCCACCTCCCCTCGGTCGGAATCTCCGACCGCTGGCTGCAGGTCGGCACTCTCCCGCCCCCCGCCGATTCGTGTATAACTGCGACGACGAAAGTCGCGGAACACGACACCGAAGTCGAAGGCCGTTCGCTCCCGGAGCCCATTCATGTCGCGGAATATCGCACGCCGGCTGACTTGCGTGGCGCTGATGGTCGGAATGTTGTCCGGTTCGCTCGGCGCCCGCGATATCAACGTCGCGCTGACTGGAGACGACGCGGGCCCGGGGACCCGGGCGCAGCCCTACCGGACACTGCAGCGAGCCCAGGCGGAAGCGCGGGCCTCCCGGCGGGACAAGCCGGCCGAGGCAGTCACGGTCTGGATCAATCCGGGGGATTGGCCGCTCGCTGAACCGCTCCTCCTGACGGCCGAGGACTCCGGCGCCCCCGAGGCGCGTGTGCTGTATCGGGCCGTGCCGCGGGCGGTCGTGCGACTGGTCGGCAGCCGCAAGGACTCCAGTCCCGACGAGCCGGCCACCCCCGATCCCCAGGCCCTCCCGCTGGTCCATCTGCAGGGCGCTTCGTACCTGATGCTGCGCGGCCTGACGATCGAAGGAGGCCCGGGGCCTGGCGTGCTCGTCGAGGGGGGGGCCGAAAACGTCATCGCCGGCTGCAGGCTTCGCAATCTCATCGGCTACGGCGTGATCCTCAACGGCGGATCTCAGCACGCTGTCCAGAGCTGCGACATCGAACGGTCCGGGGGCGGAGTCTGGTTGTCGGGAGGCGATGCCGCCGCAATGCCACGCCGCTCGGCCGGCCACCGGGTCATCAACAACGAGATCGGCCCACTGATTCCACGCGCGGGAGCGACCGTCGCCGGAGTCAATTGCGGTCATCCCTGGCGGGGAGTTGGCCCCGGGCAGCCCGTCGTCGGCGTGCATGTGGCCCACAATCGGATTCACGACCTTCCGCAGGCCGGGATTCTGCTCGGCGGCTGGGACAACGTCTTCGAGTACAACGAAATCTTCAACGTCGGAAGTCCCGGCCCCGATCCCGGCGCCGGATTCCTGTGCCGGCACTCCCGCCACGGCTCGGGAGGACTCACCATCCGCCACAATTTCGTGCATCACAGCCGCCACGCGCACGGAATTGATCTGGAAGCCCGGTGTGAGGCGCTCGTCGCCGGGAACGTGGTGTGCCAGATGGAACTGGGCGCAGCCTTCCGCTATCGCCCGGCCGGGTCGCCGGCGGAATCTCCTTCAGTCGATTGCACCAACAATCTGGCCGTCGACTGCGGGGTCGGTTTCCAGCTCCCAGGCGAATCGCTGTCGGGTCTGGCGGACAATCTCGCCGTCCGTTGCGCCGTCGCGTGCGCGGCCGGGCCGGAACGCTTTCTCGCGAAAAGTTCTTCTAAGCAACCTCTGGCATTTGGAAAAAACCTGGCTTACGATACCGACCCGGGGTTCGCCGATCTCAATCGCCGGGACTTCCGGCTCACTTCCGATTCACCCGTCCTTCAGCAACTCCCGGGGTTCGCAGCCATTCCGCTGGAGCGGATCGGGTTGTCGCTCGACAAATATCGCACCGAACTCCCCGCCGCAGAAAATCTCCCTCGGCCGACGAAACCGTAGTCGGCAGCCGGTGTTTAATCAGCAGTCCAGGATCGTCAGCAGTCCGACCGACCGGAGCCAGGGACGACGCGGACGCAGCAGTCTCCCGATCCACGTTTTCATCGGTGATTTCTGCGTCCGACCATTTTCCCCAGCAGGGAACTGCAGTTGGCGTTTCGGCTGTTCGAGCTGGTTAACCTTTCGTCTGCGTGTCTTCCAGGAGATTCAGTCATGAGATTCGGAGCAACAGTGGTGTTGGCCTCGGCGCTGCTGGTCAGCCTCGCCAGCCAGGCGCAAGCCCAGGGCCAGCGCGGTTTCGGCGGCGGACGGGGTGGATTTGGCGGCTTCGGCGGAGGAGGCGCTGCCGGCCTGATCGCCATGGAAGCCGTCCAGAAGGAAATCGGCGTCTCCACGGAGCAGGTCGAGAAGATCCAGACGGCCATCCGCGAACTGGGCGGCGGTCGCGGTCCCGGCGGCGGTGATCGCCCGAACTTCCAGGAAATGTCCGAAGAAGAACGCACCAAGTTCTTCGAAGAAATGCGCAAGCAGGGCGAAGAACGGGCCAAGAAGGCCGAAGAAATCCTCAAGGCCAACCTCGACGCCAAGCAGCTCGCCCGGCTGGAAGAGCTCCGCATCCAGCGCGAAGGCGCCGGCGCTCTGGCCCGGACCGAAGTCGCCGCCAAGCTCAAGCTGACCGACGATCAGAAAGAAAAGATCAAGGAAGCTCTCGCCTCTGCCCAAGTGGACCTCCGCGGCGGTGGCGGCGGCGGCTTCGATCGCGAAGCGATGCAGAAGCGGTTTGAAGAAGCCCGCGCCAAACGCGAGAAGGCGAATGCCGACGCTCTCGCCGTGCTGACGGCCGACCAGAAAACCGCCTTCGATGGCCTGCAGGGCGCCAAGTTCGAATTCCCGGCCTTCGGCGGTCGCGGTGGCCCCGGCGGACAGGGCGGCGGACGACCGGGCCGTCCCCCCGCCGGCAACGACTGAGTTTCCATTCCCGTCTCGGATCGAGCATCGAATCGCGACAGCGTCGAGAGGTCACCCTCGCGACGCTGTCGGCGTTTTGAGGGGACGGCGAACCGCACTCACTCGGCACTCCAACCGGAATGATCCGGAACGGGCCGACGATTTCTCGGGAACTCAGGAACCGGTCTCGACGTCTTTCCATGAACGCGTCAGGCTGACGAGCCTGACCCACAATCAAGGTGCGGAGACGCCACCATGCGGCAACTGACGTTGAACCTCTGTTTTCTGATCCTCGCCTCCTGGACCGCCAGCGGGGCCGCCTTCGCCCTGGGAACCGAGGAATTCGGCAACGCCCCGGTCAATAAGGCGAACTACGCGGACTGGCCCGACATTGTCCCCGCCCTGAACCACACCACGCGCTACTACCAGTCCTGGGTCAACGGACACGAACGCTTCGTCGGTCTGGCGTCGACGCCGCAGATCAACGAGCTCGTGGCGCTCTACCTGGCCGCCGGACTTGAGCAACCCGAAATCGTGCTGTTGCCAGGTCCGGGCAAAACACACACCTTTCAGCAGCAGGTGCTGCCGTGCGACTGGGAGATCGAGATCTGCGGCGGAATCTCGAAGCACCTGACCACGGTCGACCAGGGCGACCGCGTCTGGCCGGCCAGTCCCCGGCTGACGATTTCTATTGGCGATCGCGTCCGCTGCGAAGATCTGCAGATCCCCGCCGGCGCCAAGGTCGTTACCGCCGCGGAACTGAAACGCCGTTGCCAGGCGGCCATTCTTGACAGCACGGACACCTCCGTCCGCGGCTGGGGCTGCGGCATACTGGCCGCGATCGATCCGTACGACGTCGACAGCGCCCGGATGATCGCTGCCCGGCTGGCCGACAAAGACAACTGGGTCCGTCTGAACGCCGCCGGCGCCCTCCAGCCCTTCGGCCAGCTCGCCCGCCCCCACAAGGGAGCGCTCGAAGCCGCCGGCGAAACGACCGACGCAGCCCTCAAGCAGCGCGTGACCGAGACCCTGGCAATTCTGCAGTCGGCCCCGGCGGTCGATGCACAGGTCAAAGCCCGCGCCGAACGCCAGGCCGCCATCGACGCCTGGCTGGCAACACGTCAGGAACGCTGACGCCGGCCAGGATCACCCAGTCCCCTCTCCCGCATTCCGATGTGGGAGAGGGCCAGGGTGAGGGTCTTCGAGCGCCCCACAACGTCACCCACAAAGCCCCTCACCCCCCGCCCTCTCCCCGCGAAGACGCCGGGACGTAGGGCAGGCTCCCGCTTGCCGATTTGCGGCCTCCATGAACATCCCCCGCACCCCAAGCCGTCTCCCCTCCAGCATCCCGAAGGGATGCCAGACGGTAGCCAGGGGTTGAGCGCAGCGACACCCCTGGAAATCGGGCACCCACTCCACCTCGACCCCGCAGGGGTCGCACATTCCGCGTGCCCTTCCCGCCCCCTCACCCCCGAAACATCTCCTGCCGATGCCTGCTGACGAATTCGCTTTCCGGACGAAACCGTTCGGGAAGCCGCAAGGGCCGGCCTTCAAACGGAACAAACGACGCATTGAGCGTTTCATTCGTTGTCGCGTCGCGGAGTTCGCGCGAAAGCACCAGCCGCCATTCCGGATCGAACGTCACCAGCCCGCGATCGAACGCCGCATCGTGCAGCTGAGACAGACAGAGGCCGTTCCGGGGATTGGCCCGATGCTCGACCGACGAACTCCACGGAACAATGTGACTGGCCACCAGCAGATCGGGGAGCCCGATATCCGTCACACAGCAGCGCGCCTCATAGGCCGTCAGGACCGCCCGCCGGAAAAACCGCTGAGCCCGGCGAACGCGGACGACGGCAGTCGCATCGGTTTCCCCCGCGAACGGAAGGTCGACATCGTCGGGCGGCGCGGATGAATCGCCGGCAACGGCTGCAAACCGCTGTTCGCGCAGGGCTTCGCTCTCGGCGGAGAGTCGTTCCCAATCGTCGTGAAACTCCCCCCAGATCTGACGATCTCCCTTTGAAGCCCCGGAGAGACCTTTGACGCCCCGTTCCTGATGCACGGGATCGAGCGAGGCCAGGTTGACCAATTTCATCGCAGCACTCGACGGCGTCCGCCCGATGACCCCGGCCAGCCGGATGACATCGGGATTGGACTTGTGGAGCCGCCCGAACGGAAGCTGGCAATACAGATTCATCGCCAGCAGCAGCTCGTCGCGGGTCCAGTCTCGGCGGGGCATCGGAAAACCTTATCGCAGGGGAGATGGCCCGCCCAGCTTAACCCGAATGCCCGCCCCAGTCGTCCCGATTCAGCCCTCCCGAACCGGAAGCGTCAGTGCCCGGAGCAATTCCCCCTCTCCCACTTTCCCCCTCTCCCGCCCAACCCAGTTCATCAGCCGCCGCCCGGAGCCCTCACCACGCATCGCAGCGACCACAAAGCCCTGCGAGTCTACCTGCGACAGGGCATCGGTTGGACTTTCGCAGGGGATACGCAGCTTCCGCGCACCCAAACGCATAGTTCGTGGCTCGCCGATGGCTGGCAGTGCACCTCTGGCCGAAGTCAGATCTCGTAGTCGCACTCGGAGCGATGACGCTACCGCAGACCGGATCGAGGTCGTCTTCATGGTAGGCTGTTCTTCATCACGGAGCAGCAATTGCAATGATCTGAGTCCAACGCTATCTTAAGACATAGGAGACTAGTACATTTAAGTCCGCACTTTCGATTGTGAGCCAGTAAGGGGAGCAAAATGAACCGCCACGGCCTTCAGCAGCCGAAGTCCACAGCGCAGCGAGTCTTTGTCCTGGTTGTTTTCATCTCTGCAATTCCCTCCTCGCTCTTTGCCCAAAAGGCCGTGGTTTCAATAGCGCGATCAGCGAAGGTGATCTCGCCAAGCGGCCCGGCTACGGCTTTGACAGCGGCCGGAAGGGAAGACGTCGTCGTCAGCGGGCATTCCGACGGCAAAATCTATTGGTGGAACCCCAAAGGAAAAGAATTCGCCCCTGCCTGGTCAGAGAATGGCACGGCAGTGTCTGCACTTGCGTTGCTTAATAGCGAAACCTATCTGGGTGTGATTCGGCAGGAAGCGGAAATGCAGATCTTTAACCGAAAGACCAGAAAGCGGACGGCAACAATTCAGACGCCGGCTCATCCGGACATCATCGCCGTAAACGCCATTGGTTTCACGCTTGCCTTGAAGTCCACTCACATCCAGATCAGCCATGCCCACGGAAAACTGGCCTCGCAAGCATTGGTCGATCCGTCCGTGAGTTCGATCGGCTTCTTGCAGCCGAACAATCATGCACTGGCGCTGGCGTCGATTGCAAAACAATCCCTGACGGCG harbors:
- a CDS encoding penicillin-binding protein activator LpoB; translated protein: MERRQFLVSVWQCAAAVGLAGATGCRGTQHAKVMSADAPDLVGSHAAGAETWEPLIQGSVSQLLGRQMNEIAQVQPAGHLDGNLPRKKICFVGVENKSAEEIGDFKEQIYQKIDTCISQSEMFDVIHKRYVEAGLRQCQLRPDDLFIPGNRRMFSAAMEQLNQPFDYLMYATVTSGTTPDNKTTQRNYTLTLELIDMDSGRSEKESAELRKLYSKNRVGLRKA
- a CDS encoding right-handed parallel beta-helix repeat-containing protein, whose product is MSRNIARRLTCVALMVGMLSGSLGARDINVALTGDDAGPGTRAQPYRTLQRAQAEARASRRDKPAEAVTVWINPGDWPLAEPLLLTAEDSGAPEARVLYRAVPRAVVRLVGSRKDSSPDEPATPDPQALPLVHLQGASYLMLRGLTIEGGPGPGVLVEGGAENVIAGCRLRNLIGYGVILNGGSQHAVQSCDIERSGGGVWLSGGDAAAMPRRSAGHRVINNEIGPLIPRAGATVAGVNCGHPWRGVGPGQPVVGVHVAHNRIHDLPQAGILLGGWDNVFEYNEIFNVGSPGPDPGAGFLCRHSRHGSGGLTIRHNFVHHSRHAHGIDLEARCEALVAGNVVCQMELGAAFRYRPAGSPAESPSVDCTNNLAVDCGVGFQLPGESLSGLADNLAVRCAVACAAGPERFLAKSSSKQPLAFGKNLAYDTDPGFADLNRRDFRLTSDSPVLQQLPGFAAIPLERIGLSLDKYRTELPAAENLPRPTKP
- a CDS encoding ABC transporter permease yields the protein MNWVAWKMLNGDPAKYLGTVFGVAFGVLLISQQCSIFVGIILRTANPTAEIREPDVWVMDPFVPNADEIKPLSDSDVYRVRGIPGIDWAVRLYKGLARAKVESGRFRQVILVGVDDQSLVGAPRKMVHGNLEDLRRPDAIVMDKEGYRMLWPGEDFRPGRTLEMNDRRAVVVGLCDAAAPFQSFPVVYTRYSQAIRFVASERQQLSFVVAGVQPGLSVPDVVRTINDTTDLRALGRSEFLWLNIKYYLENTGIPVNFGITITLGFIVGTAIAGQTFYLFTIENLKQFGALKAMGVNNGRLIGMILLQALIVGVLGYSIGIGLTALFFEVTSKALPDLRGLHLPLDIALGTGVAVGLIIVLASILSLRKVLSLEPAVVFR
- a CDS encoding CerR family C-terminal domain-containing protein yields the protein MNDDTKQRLIDSAGEIFATQGFAAASIREICRQAGANVAAVHYHFGDKGQLYMACLEQAQSCQAADAADPAVLQELPARERLRVFIRGMLISKLASGRPRWHLELMLREMIRPTDACTAIVDRYIRPMAEVLWNIIAELRPDQARDRHFWLTGFSVVSQVIFYYIHQPIVSRLMGEEAFQQLTVDELSEHITAFSLAALDHPGPYITPRALTAEPAAVESTP
- a CDS encoding ABC transporter ATP-binding protein, with product MTALLAPAADVDAPEQSVGVACRGLVKEFGDGDSRIRVLHEIDVDVLTGELTLLVGPSGCGKTTLISIVAGLLYPTEGEVELFGTPQTALKGRRLVDFRARNVGFVFQQYNLLPALTATENVAVPLLIQGCTRREAFPRASRVLESVGLGDRTHSYPSQLSGGQQQRVAIARALVHEPRLLVCDEPTAALDAHSGQTVMELLRKVAVQPDRAVIVVTHDARVYAYGDRIIEMADGRITSVRSRADFESGPHHE
- a CDS encoding HNH endonuclease codes for the protein MPRRDWTRDELLLAMNLYCQLPFGRLHKSNPDVIRLAGVIGRTPSSAAMKLVNLASLDPVHQERGVKGLSGASKGDRQIWGEFHDDWERLSAESEALREQRFAAVAGDSSAPPDDVDLPFAGETDATAVVRVRRAQRFFRRAVLTAYEARCCVTDIGLPDLLVASHIVPWSSSVEHRANPRNGLCLSQLHDAAFDRGLVTFDPEWRLVLSRELRDATTNETLNASFVPFEGRPLRLPERFRPESEFVSRHRQEMFRG
- a CDS encoding COG3014 family protein, with the protein product MGRLLCGAALLVLSGCASHTNRLQPIREQFFAGQLDAARASIAEVSEKRKNEADVLALDQAMIELSAGRPREAEQILRRVRDRFDTLEQKDLKEELALYTTDDTARAYAGEDYERVLIRAFLAISNLMTDGGDAGAYALQLTEKQDQVIAAVTAKSEEFPDAVLAYKQVALGPYIRAALAEESPLTLDDAVRARTLVASWEPGFRDAESDLQRAKFEKPVAPGRGVVYVFALVGRGPIKEEVAEIPTQAALLVADRIVSAFTKRGLPPTIAPVKIPQVVTFYSPVDHIAVSHDGQPVGQTATIVDIGEMAREQQEARYPEIIGRAVARRVIKKGAVYAVKQGAQVNQELNLLMDVAGVAWEATEKADTRCWGLLPDRIQVLRVELPAGRQALTLQPAAARGPVGSTATVMVDVPDGRNAYVLANFPERRVVGQVLVSSRGLPPVE
- a CDS encoding HlyD family secretion protein, with product MKFRRSLILPLIAGGALLFATFHIARTHETPPETAPLISPSKSPYSDVIAGAGLVEARSENIKVATELPGVVTEVFVEVGQPVRKGEPLFKLSDRDRMAVLAVRQASLFATEADLHRTRALPRPEDIPISEAAVERARADLGLQKDQLQRIEELFARKVTTQEEFTQRQLGFAAARAELSRIEAEDERLKAGAWKEDLLLREADVAKARQDVEQAQIEVERLTVKAPIDGTILKVDVRPGEYVGTPPNQTLMLMGDVSTLHVRVDIDENDLPRFRPGLPGTGYLRGDASDPLKLEFVRVERFAEPKKSLTGAGNERVDTRVLQVIYRILPSDRTVYVGQQIDVYLDAAAKPSTDASSRQ